The region ATCATGACTGGGCTTCCTTTGCTCCGCGGGTCATAACGTGCGTTTTAACAATATTTTAAGCCTACAAATCTGCAGTTTGTGCCGTGAAATGCACCGGCCAGTGCATTCCACAACTGTGCCTGAGTGGAGCGTTGTCTCCGAATTGGGTCACGACCTGGTTATCGCGTCCGCTTTAGCCAGCAATTAGTCGCGGAAGGTTTCCCCAGGGAGCCCCTTCTGCAAATCCGTCTCTCATTAAAAGTTTAAAACCAAGGAACTCACTAGAATGTTAAATCAACTTTGGAACGATGAAGCAGGTTTCGTAATTTCAGCCGAACTGGTACTCGTACTGACCATCGCTGTTCTGGCTATGATCGTTGGCCTGAGCGAAGTCGCTGTTGCTGTCAACACTGAACTGAACGACATTTCAAACGCAATCGGATCTCTGAACCAGAGCTACGCCTACACCGGCTTCGCTGGAACTGGCGGAAAGAACAAAAGCCACTACGCTGGTTCAATGTTCAACGACGCTGTTGATGACTGTGACCTGAACACAACTTGTGACCTGGTTACCGGCACAACCGCTGTTACTGCTTCAGAAAGCGTAACTCCGTAATTTGATCTCTCATCAAAATTACACGCTCTGCCCGGATTCATCCGGGCAGAGTTTTTTTTCTCACAAAGGGGATAAATCATGTTGCGGGCCTTATGGAAAGATGAACGTGGATTTGTCATCTCAGCGGAACTGGTACTCGTGCTGACCATCGCTGTCCTGGCAATGATTGTGGGATTGAGTGAAGTCGCGGTCGCGGTCAACACGGAACTCAACGATGTTTCCAATGCGATTGGCGCTCTGAATCAAAGTTATGCTTATACCGGTTATGCGGCGACTGCCACTTGTGACGGTAAACACAAAAGCTATGTTGCAGGTTCCCTGTTCAATGACAATGCAGATGACTGCGATTTGAACACGACCTGTGATCTGGTGACCGGCACCAATGCAGTGACGGCTTCCGAAAGCGTCACACCCTGATCTGTTCCGCTATCGAGCGAACATGAATTTCAGACACTCAGAACCGATGGGACGTCCAGCGGTTCTTTTTTTACGCTTCGTCCTGCTTACACTTTGTTTAAACTTTCTGTTCAACCCTGTTAACAGATTTCGAAATCCGTCCTGTGTGGTTTGACCAGGTCTGACGACGAGTCACTTCTTCCTAAATCATTTCTATATCAGCAGATACACTTTCACCATCCCTGCCCTTCACTGGCACTTCCCGGTGAACTGGCACGCCTCCTGCATTAATGCGAGGCAGGCAGATCAGTTTGAGTTAAATCACTCAAGCCCTCTGCTGAAAAAATTACTCTCTCACAATCAATCTCTCTCACATAGCTGTTCATGATCGCAAGTCGGGACAGCGCACACTACCAAAGTTAAGGGGACTCTCTCATGTTGCGCGTGATGCACCGTTTGTACAACGACGAAGCTGGTTTCGTCATCTCTGCTGAACTGGTTCTGGTTCTGACGATTGGCGTTCTGGCCATGATTGTTGGACTGAGCGAAGTTGCCGTCGCCGTGAACACCGAATTGAACGATGTTTCCAATGCCATCGGTGCGTTAAATCAGACCTACGCCGTCACCGGTTTCTGGTCCGGTTCACGTGGCAAAACCAAAAGCTACACCGTTGGCAGTGAATTCGATGATTCCTTCGATGACTGCGATCTGAACACCACCTGCGATATTGTCTGCGGAGCGGAAGGACTGCAGTCTGAAGGTGGCTGGTAAGACATGACCGGGGTCAGACTATTCTGACCATGAGAATTAGACAAAATACCGAGGCAGGTTTCGAAAGAGATCTGCCTCGGTTCTATTACCTGGTCTCAGATATAATCTCACATAGATTCGTGTCTGATCCGGACCTCCATATTGTGTCAACCACCGGTTCTCTGCTTCAAAGACAATTCCAGAGATAGAGATCTTCTTCACGCTCCAGGGCAAGCTTTGAGAGCCGGCACAGAGCTGCCAGCAGCTCCTGAAGATCCTGGTCGTTATCATAGGGAACTTCGCTGGTTTCCTTCCAAGTCTCAATCACTGCCGTCATGTCGTGTGCTTCTACGTCGGCCAGAGCTTTCACCAAAGACTCGGGAAAGATAAACGTAATCTGATCGTAATCATTGTCAGGGTCACCAGCAGTCTGCAGCAATGAAAAAAGGCAGGTTTCGGATGAAACCTGCCTTTGTGCGTTCACAACACTTGGGAATCGTCAGACCGCTTAAGCTGAAACCTGTGGTTTAGCAGGAGCGGATTTCGGATTTGCTTCGGGTTCCGGCTCGGGAGTCGGAGCAACCGGCTTGTTTGATCCCCGGTTCTGGGGAGCAGGAGACAGGTCGCAGTTTCCGGTCGAGCAGGCCGAAGTGGTCGGGCAGACGGTGGTAGGCACCATCGTGCAGACTTCGTAAGGCACCTTGCGGGCCACACACTTGGCAACATAACGTGTGCAGGTGACTGGTACCTGTTTGGGTACGCAGCGGGCAACACGGTGTGTCACGGTGTAAGGCACTTTGCGAGTGACGCATTCAGCCACTTTGCGGGTGCATTTTTCCGATACCATGCGGCAGGTCTGTACGGGTACTTTTCGTACTTTTTCTTCACAGACCCAGCGGCAGGTTTTGTACGGAACCTTCTGAGCAACGGTTTCCGTTACCCAGCGGCAGGTCCGGTAAGGTACCTTGGTCACAACGACTTCAGGAACCATTTTGCAGACCTTTACAGGTACCTTGTTGACGATCACTTCGGGAACGTAACGGGTTACCTGAACCGGGCAGTTCTGACGGACAACCTGAGGCACATACTGTGTACAGGGTACCTGACAGGCAACGCGGCGCAGTCTCCAGACCTTACGGCAATGAGTTTTGCCGGGAACCTGAACCATGGTCATCCGGGGAATACCACAGGCGTCAGTAGTCCAGCAGGGACGGCAGCGTCCCGGTTTCTGAACCTGACGGGTTTCCCAGACTCCCTGCATACGATGAACCGTCCGGTAGGTGGTCACAGGCTTCATGACGGTGTAGCAACGCTCCTGGTTGATCGTCTCCGTCACAGGACGCATGACCGTCTGGCGGCATTCCTGTTCGATGGTTTCGACAACCGGACGCATTACAGTCCGACGGCACTCTCGCTCATGTGTTTCCCAGACCGGTTTCTGCACCTGGTAGCTGCAGTCACGGTACGCAGTTTCAACGATGGGACGTCGCACGGTGTAACGTTCTTCGCGTTCTGCAGTCTCATACACGGGCTTCTGAACCGTATATTCGACATCGCGATAGACCGTTTCGTTGACCATACGATAACAGGTTTCCTGTTTGTCTTCGTAAACTGTCTCGTATTCCGTACGATAAGCCGTGTACTGCTGAGGTTCCATAACCTGATCGTACTCGGTCCGATAGCATGTCTTCCGCTCGACTCGGCAAGCGGTGTAACAGGCAGTCGGCTGGCAGGCAGTGGTCGGACAGCAGTTGTAGCTCGCTGCGCCAAAATACCTGCAGGCTTGTGCGGAATCGTTGACAGCCAGCATCGCCACAGCGGCGAGTGCCAGGGCCAGTGTTTTTCTCATTTTTCCCCCTCCAAAAAAGTTCGTCACATGATGAAAGCGTGCGTTTTCCGATTTTTCATTTCATACATGACTGCCTGCATTATTGACATCACCTGAAAAAAGATGCAAATCAAAAGCTGATGTCCCGTATGGAAAAACCAAAATCACAGCGGGTTGTTCTATTTAGCACTCAAGCATAGAACAAATAGTTTTGGCAACTTGAGGAAAAAAGGGTGATATCGCTCTTTAGTTAAGAGGTCGATTGGCAGCGCTGTTTATAATCGTTATCACCTGCAAAGTTTCACAAATGCAACATCAGAGCAGCTTAAACAACTGCCATCACTCAACATGTGTCATGAAAACCACACGCCAAACCCGTTTGAGACGCGTTACGCTTCAGTATATATAGATATCAAAGCGCGTTGATCATTCAAAATCGGACGCATAACGCGCGCGAACCGCTTCCAGATCGGCGGGAGTATCCAGGTCGATTAATATCTCCGGATCGTCGCATTCCCAGAGCACCGGCGCGGCACTCCCCTCTTTCCAGAGCGCATTGATTCCCTGCGTGGCTCCCAGTTGAAAGACCTCTTGCGCGACCGACCAGCGAAAAAATGCGGGGTGCCCTTTCTTCCCTTCAAAAGAAGGAATCAGAATCCGCGCATCACTCTGCGACCAGACTTCGCACAGCCGCTCAACCAGCGTCCGTTTAAGCACCGGATGGTCGGCGGGAATGAGCAGCCAGCTGTCCTCTTCTGTGGGTGCATAGTGCGTTTCAATCCACTCTAGTCCCGCCTGCACACTGGCTTTCATATCCGACGGATCGACCTCCGGTTGCACCAGTTCCACATCTTCTCCTGCGAGGTGTTCCGCCAGCGCCTCATCTCCACCGCGGGCCACGATGACCGTGCGGGTGATCCAGGGAGTCGCCAATCCGTGGATCAACCGCTGAATGACCGTCTCTCCGCCCAGGGAGAGCAGCAGCTTATGCGTACCCATCCGCCGGCTGTGTCCCGCGGCAGGAATGACCGCAAACAGTCTGCGTGGTGTCATAAAATCGTCCCTTAGGCTAAAATAAAATTCGACGTGTCTGACGCTAACATTCAAGGGAACGGCTTCCTCTCGGGAAAGCCGTCAAACCTGTTCTTATAGAGAGTCGAGGTAGTTTCGTGCAAATCCTGTTAACCAACGACGATGGTATTCATGCCCCGGGTCTGCGGAGCCTGAGAGCCGCACTCACACAACTGGGAGACGTGGAAGTCGTCGCCCCCCTCGCTGAACAGAGTGGCGTCGGCTTGAGCATCACTTATCTGCACCCCCTGATGATACATCAGGAATTCGAGGGAGAAAAGCATTGGGGCTGGGCGGTCGCCGGCAGTCCCGCGGACTGCGTCAAACTTGGTATTCTCGAGTTCTGCTCACAGAAACCGGATCTGATCGTCAGCGGCATCAACTCCGGTTCGAATGTCGGCATCAATGTACTTTACTCCGGGACGGTCGCGGGTGCCATCGAAGGTGCCTTTGCCGGGATCCCTTCAATTGCCGTCTCCGCTGCAAGCAGCTTCTCGAATGATGTCAAACCGGATTATGATCGCTGGGCCGAACAGAGCATCCCCATCATCCGTCAGTTAATGACACAGCAGGAGACATCCGCTGACCGTCTATGGAACATCAACTTTCCCGAAACCAGACCCGAATGGCCCTGCGGCGTCAAATGGACCTCCCTGGGCGTCAAACGCCACTTTGATGTGATGGAA is a window of Gimesia chilikensis DNA encoding:
- a CDS encoding Flp family type IVb pilin, translated to MLRALWKDERGFVISAELVLVLTIAVLAMIVGLSEVAVAVNTELNDVSNAIGALNQSYAYTGYAATATCDGKHKSYVAGSLFNDNADDCDLNTTCDLVTGTNAVTASESVTP
- a CDS encoding nucleotidyltransferase family protein, with the translated sequence MTPRRLFAVIPAAGHSRRMGTHKLLLSLGGETVIQRLIHGLATPWITRTVIVARGGDEALAEHLAGEDVELVQPEVDPSDMKASVQAGLEWIETHYAPTEEDSWLLIPADHPVLKRTLVERLCEVWSQSDARILIPSFEGKKGHPAFFRWSVAQEVFQLGATQGINALWKEGSAAPVLWECDDPEILIDLDTPADLEAVRARYASDFE
- the surE gene encoding 5'/3'-nucleotidase SurE, with the translated sequence MQILLTNDDGIHAPGLRSLRAALTQLGDVEVVAPLAEQSGVGLSITYLHPLMIHQEFEGEKHWGWAVAGSPADCVKLGILEFCSQKPDLIVSGINSGSNVGINVLYSGTVAGAIEGAFAGIPSIAVSAASSFSNDVKPDYDRWAEQSIPIIRQLMTQQETSADRLWNINFPETRPEWPCGVKWTSLGVKRHFDVMEKRIDPRGRPYFWSGLDPIINHQLEAGTDIKELSEGYVTVTPLKYDITDHERLNSSDNTPGQTFDLPSA